The Palaemon carinicauda isolate YSFRI2023 chromosome 37, ASM3689809v2, whole genome shotgun sequence genome contains a region encoding:
- the LOC137628991 gene encoding uncharacterized protein, whose product MLRVLVLFGLLGLTLADGYGHKTQTCVPRLFTTTITNSRVSTAYLTITEYDQRKLVTNIDITKHDVRTVPATNYITVFVTAAPILSTVTSFITQPLYKSSEVLLYNTVFVTQTKEVVLTEVETKTQHVTQTGIAITTVTLHKTIETKQTALLDRDITTTVSKFVTSTIFKKVLLTKTSYLRNPVVQRNTHTVFVTKPVEFTTTTTQRQYVTSCYLPKVTYDH is encoded by the coding sequence ATGCTTCGAGTGCTGGTCCTCTTCGGCCTCCTTGGCTTAACCCTCGCCGATGGCTACGGACACAAAACTCAAACCTGCGTTCCTCGGCTCTTCACGACAACGATCACGAATTCCAGAGTCTCAACAGCCTACCTGACCATCACCGAATATGACCAACGAAAACTCGTGACAAACATCGACATCACCAAACACGACGTTCGGACCGTGCCCGCCACGAATTACATCACCGTCTTCGTAACAGCCGCTCCAATCCTGAGCACCGTCACGTCCTTCATCACGCAGCCTTTGTACAAGAGCAGCGAGGTGCTCCTCTACAACACAGTCTTCGTTACGCAAACAAAAGAGGTGGTCCTGACGGAGGTCGAGACGAAAACGCAGCACGTTACGCAGACGGGTATTGCTATCACCACTGTCACCTTGCACAAGACCATAGAGACGAAACAGACCGCCCTTCTAGACAGAGACATCACCACAACTGTCTCTAAATTCGTGACATCCACAATCTTCAAAAAAGTCCTTCTGACCAAAACATCGTATTTGCGAAATCCTGTAGTGCAACGGAACACACATACAGTCTTCGTCACTAAACCAGTGGAATTTACAACCACCACTACACAAAGGCAATACGTCACTAGTTGCTATTTACCCAAAGTTACATATGATCACTAA